Proteins encoded within one genomic window of Paramisgurnus dabryanus chromosome 13, PD_genome_1.1, whole genome shotgun sequence:
- the virma gene encoding protein virilizer homolog, translating to MAGDSAMELLFLDTFKHQSAELTNVDVVRFPYGVLITEVRVIPPGIKAHSNLSDSRAFGETSPHAFQLDLFFNNVSKPNAPVFDRLGSLEYDENKSIIFRPNGKINTDGLVLRGWYTCLTLAVYGTAERPHSHERDSPPPPPPPPQQQQPGSKRNVKHEWASEEHYNGSPPRPQPRGPRTPPGPPPPDDDDDEEALPAPGQCPVKEENTKQGDDYLEPVSPERGSLPADETYSDAEPEEDEGPVVEEEDEDPQSEGSVVEEDEEEDEEEVDEEMDIDGEGDDGYEQISSDEEDLETSAFKLPAFDLDYTAEDLASLPTVQYDPYERELRPLQHFTPPHITRYEAEVKRLKTVDIQDLSSPWAESAAKLSELLEAWGEGQGAERGAGWVTALEEIPALLVKGLSCLSIKDPDLQQDKLKRLVDWTCEALNLDSALAQPIALNLRQLKAGTKLAASLADCGNPAVRDLLEKGIVGSLLDLLFAEHVSSTLKLNVLRSLDSIISEPQGIETLLRDRHHGDKGISGYQRLLELFLLDQTVRVATAGAAILHKGHFYEILTDLQKTANIWADRHPSVGEVGEREGTESEKEREERDRESTEREVEGETQEVERETPMDIDTLLESVSLSEGDLERLQALLEELLHLLETAPHCMVQPPGKAFPTSARITGPPERDDPYPTLYRYMHACHFLESLAVVLSYPATCAHIGVLQAVRDLMRFLSQSQQGLLFLLSQHEPTNLLLRLLTPLTHLTPSSHLAPLTPLSEAEVEDAPAVGEGTIEDGFWVWLMQTLHALQGIAELSGAELEDGDNPDVLATLHALYLISFTTTGRNAVTHAFSLENNLSCLVNLVEHHAKDVQGEGKARKSVTYTYACMLVLLVVQTSSDLRMMEQYAAPLLAVCKADENNAKLQELSKWLEPLEKLHFDISGIPTLIDYIKQNLEHLMTADGVGLVAAFRVLCHISCPPPTVSGQQKDLKWNQAIIALFSAEGMDTFIKVLQKLTALLLLPWRLHGPMGPTAQRLMMLSVASCSLRLIRAMLTELLCGGTCEFRDVRVPSVCVMLHKILCSTPTTGRLDAEELRIQGDVTETLLTFTHAVSKQETGSEEMVAGNSWSLMLKEVLNSILAAPENIYSSLSLLSELLPLPLPMQTTQALSVQDIGVAMNTRKLWSVHLHAQARVLQEVLQCVCVSSCPPILSMLRRVCVQLCDLAAPTATLVMKTLLEQLQEEMQQEASGSRLMRVLALLDSLASQRACKAALLSLLAGSMRSEGRSEGKAEDKQPDLIPSFLAMLILPADASLTVQQNAELTASVIQSLCDQDVSLIVSGSGEASVSEAEQLANSLPTKDVMVCICDGMLEVLGNAHSSYTLQLTCLRTMMFLTEHDYGLYHLKSSLKKHNSAVSSLIRREIASFNKESAELLSALFDFLRQIVNSDAMDEDIDSRSLALSASDMKQLLQWKEDSGEHSVPELEKHIMELCKEDESLETLLENVTGLRQIIESSGDTPAGTEPDTEPTLPPPEPLQTQFNHRTVYVLSDVLDEQLKALWFSPFQSDDLEAEVDMVKVDLVALAQQCCPDLDLKAELERSFLSEPTSPGHSKSTKGFRLGKHKHETFITSSGKSDYVEPAKRAHIMAAPRGRGRGAFGQLCRPHDIFRQRKQNTSRPPSMHVDDFLAAEYKDVGPPTGLAPPKRPQKGGGAKPPTRGLFAGGTRGRGFQSHTRFFTPPAPKSVLLAGNYPRREGGRGSAWNTPVTAVTHRGTYSEPRGGQSNFARPLPSRQPPAGAYRLAPRDRATRGRGAGLSWLSGGGVNIGGGGLSGGGRGQGKFSSGGGRGRHVRSFTR from the exons ATGGCGGGGGATTCCGCAATGGAGCTGCTCTTTTTAGATACGTTCAAGCATCAAAGTGCAGAG TTGACAAACGTGGATGTTGTGCGGTTTCCGTATGGCGTCTTGATCACAGAAGTGCGGGTCATTCCCCCTGGCATCAAAGCACACAGCAACCTGTCCGACAGCAGAGCATTTGG tGAGACATCCCCTCACGCATTCCAGTTGGACTTGTTCTTCAACAATGTGTCCAAGCCCAACGCCCCAGTGTTTGACAGGCTGGGCAG CCTCGAGTATGATGAGAACAAATCAATCATCTTCAGACCCAATGGGAAG ATCAACACAGATGGTTTAGTCCTGCGTGGATGGTATACATGCCTGACATTGGCAGTGTATGGTACCGCTGAGCGCCCGCACAGCCACGAGCGGGACTCTCCGCCCCCTCCTCCACCACCTCCCCAACAGCAACAGCCAGGATCCAAGAGAAACGTTAAGCACG AGTGGGCCAGTGAGGAGCACTACAATGGAAGCCCACCCAGACCACAGCCCAGAGGGCCACGGACCCCACCAGGTCCTCCCCCtccagatgatgatgatgatgaagaggcTTTACCTGCACCTGGCCAAT GTCCAGTAAAGGAGGAGAACACAAAGCAGGGTGATGATTACCTGGAGCCTGTCTCACCTGAGCGAGGGTCTCTTCCTGCAGATGAGACGTACTCGGATGCAGAGCCGGAGGAGGATGAGGGCCCGGTTGTTGAGGAAGAAGATGAGGATCCACAGTCAGAGGGAAGTGTGGTGGAggaggatgaggaggaagatgaAGAAGAGGTTGATGAGGAAATGGATATAGATGGAGAAG GTGATGATGGCTATGAGCAGATCTCCAGTGATGAGGAGGATTTGGAGACCAGCGCGTTCAAGCTTCCTGCGTTTGACCTGGACTACACAGCCGAGGACCTGGCCTCCTTACCAACCGTTCAATACGATCCGTACGAACGTGAACTCCGACCCCTCCAGCACTTCACCCCGCCGCACATCACACGCTATGAGGCAGAAGTGAAACGCCTCAAAACGGTAGACATCCAGGACCTCAGCTCCCCATGGGCGGAGTCAGCGGCTAAATTGTCTGAACTGTTAGAAGCCTGGGGGGAGGGACAGGGGGCGGAGCGAGGGGCAGGCTGGGTAACGGCATTGGAGGAAATCCCCGCCTTGCTTGTTAAAGGGCTGAGCTGCTTGTCCATCAAGGACCCTGATTTGCAACAGGACAAGTTAAAAAGACTGGTCGATTGGACCTGTGAAGCACTTAATTTGGACTCTGCACTGGCACAGCCCATAGCCCTGAACCTGCGCCAGCTCAAAGCTGGGACCAAACTGGCCGCTTCCTTGGCCGATTGTGGTAACCCGGCTGTTCGGGACCTGCTGGAGAAAGGGATTGTTGGCAGCCTGTTGGACTTGTTGTTCGCTGAACACGTTTCATCCACACTGAAACTCAACGTGCTACGTTCTCTCGACAGCATCATCAGTGAGCCGCAGGGCATTGAGACCCTGCTCAGAGACCGTCACCATGGCGATAAGGGAATAAGTGGGTACCAGCGTCTGCTGGAACTCTTTCTGTTGGACCAGACTGTACGTGTTGCTACAGCAGGTGCTGCCATTTTACATAAGGGACATTTTTATGAGATTCTGACTGACCTCCAAAAGACCGCAAACATCTGGGCTGACCGGCATCCGAGCGTAGGGGAGGTGGGTGAGAGAGAGGGTACAGAGAGCGAGAAGGAACGagaagagagagacagagaaagcaCAGAGAGGGAAGTAGAGGGGGAAACTCAGGAAGTAGAGCGGGAAACCCCAATGGACATTGATACTTTGCTGGAATCTGTGTCTTTGTCAGAAGGTGACTTGGAAAGGCTGCAAGCTCTCCTGGAGGAACTGCTCCACCTGTTGGAGACAGCACCACACTGTATGGTACAACCTCCTGGAAAAGCTTTCCCAACCAGTGCCCGAATCACCGGGCCACCGGAAAGAGATGATCCCTATCCCACACTGTACAG atacaTGCACGCATGTCACTTTCTGGAATCTCTGGCAGTCGTTCTGTCATATCCGGCTACATGTGCCCATATCGGAGTCCTGCAGGCTGTCAGAGATCTAATGCGATTCCTGTCGCAGTCCCAGCAGGGTCTTCTCTTCCTCCTTAGCCAACATGAACCCACCAACCTGCTGCTTCGTCTCCTCACTCCCCTTACTCACTTGACTCCTTCCTCTCACCTGGCTCCACTGACACCTCTTTCAGAGGCTGAGGTTGAAGATGCTCCAGCAGTTGGTGAGGGGACAATCGAAGATGGGTTTTGGGTATGGCTCATGCAGACGTTACATGCTCTACAGGGTATAGCTGAGCTGAGCGGGGCTGAGCTGGAAGATGGCGATAACCCAGATGTACTGGCAACGCTTCATGCTTTGTATCTTATTAGCTTCACCACCACCGGCCGAAACGCTGTCACACATGCATTTAGCTTGGAAAATAACCTCAGCTGTCTGGTCAACCTGGTAGAACACCATGCCAAAGATGTGCAAGG GGAAGGCAAAGCAAGAAAATCTGTCACATATACTTATGCCTGCATGCTTGTGTTGCTGGTGGTGCAGACATCAAGTGATCTGCGAATGATGGAGCAGTACGCCGCTCCGCTTCTTGCCGTCTGCAAAGCTGATGAAAACAATGCTAAACTTCAAG AGCTGTCTAAGTGGTTGGAGCCTCTcgaaaaattacattttgataTCAGTGGCATCCCTACGCTTATTGACTACATAAAGCAG AATCTGGAGCACTTGATGACGGCAGATGGGGTGGGACTAGTAGCTGCTTTCAGAGTCTTATGCCACATTTCCTGTCCTCCACCCACTGTGTCAG GTCAGCAGAAGGACTTAAAGTGGAACCAGGCCATAATAGCCCTCTTCAGTGCAGAGGGAATGGACACTTTTATCAAAGTCCTCCAGAAGCTTACAGCACTGCTTCTGCTGCCATGGCGACTACACGGGCCGATGGGCCCGACGGCGCAGCGGCTCATGATGCTGTCTGTGGCCTCCTGCTCGCTCAGACTCATACGGGCCATGCTTACGGAGCTGCTGTGCGGAGGAACCTGCGAGTTCCGTGACGTGCGCGTGCCCTCTGTGTGCGTCATGCTCCACAAGATCCTCTGCTCCACCCCGACGACTGGCCGCTTGGATGCGGAGGAGCTGCGTATCCAGGGAGACGTGACGGAGACATTGTTGACATTCACGCATGCGGTTAGCAAGCAGGAGACCGGTTCGGAGGAGATGGTGGCAGGGAACAGCTGGTCTCTGATGCTGAAGGAAGTGTTGAACTCTATACTGGCCGCCCCTGAGAACATCTACAGCAGCCTCAGTCTGCTCTCTGAACTGCTGCCTCTCCCTCTACCAATGCAGACCACACAG GCACTATCAGTGCAGGACATCGGGGTTGCGATGAACACACGTAAGCTGTGGAGTGTGCACCTCCACGCTCAGGCTCGGGTCTTACAAGAAGTGTTGCAGTGCGTGTGCGTGAGCAGCTGTCCTCCAATTCTCTCCATGCTCCGCAGGGTGTGCGTGCAGCTCTGTGATCTCGCTGCGCCCACCGCAACGCTAGTGATGAAGACGTTGCTGGAGCAGCTGCAGGAGGAAATGCAACA GGAGGCATCTGGCTCGCGGTTGATGAGGGTACTGGCCCTTCTCGACTCGCTGGCGTCTCAGCGCGCCTGCAAGGCGGCATTGTTGTCCTTGCTGGCCGGATCTATGCGAAGCGAGGGACGGAGTGAGGGTAAAGCCGAGGACAAACAGCCAGACCTCATTCCTTCTTTCCTCGCAATGCTCATCCTACCAGCAGACGCCAGCTTGACGGTGCAGCAGAACGCCGAACTGACGGCTTCCGTAATTCAATCGCTGTGCGATCAGGACGTGTCACTGATCGTGAGTGGCTCGGGTGAGGCGTCAGTGTCCGAGGCAGAGCAGCTAGCCAATTCGCTTCCGACCAAAGACGTGATGGTGTGCATATGCGACGGAATGTTGGAAGTGTTGGGAAATGCGCACAGCAGCTACACGCTGCAGCTGACGTGCCTTAGGACTATGATGTTTCTTACAGAGCATGACTATGGTCTTTACCACTTGAAAAG CTCTCTGAAGAAACACAACTCGGCCGTTTCTTCTCTGATTCGCAGGGAAATTGCGTCCTTTAACAAAGAATCGGCTGAGCTTCTGTCTGCACTGTTTGACTTTTTGAGGCAGATCGTGAACAGTGATGCTATG GATGAAGACATAGACAGTCGCTCTTTGGCACTCAGTGCAAGTGACATGAAACAGCTGCTGCAGTGGAAGGAGGACTCGGGGGAGCATTCAGTACCAGAGCTGGAGAAACATATCATG GAGCTCTGTAAAGAGGATGAGTCCTTGGAGACTCTGCTTGAGAACGTTACTGGACTGCGGCAGATTATCGAAAGCTCTGGAGACACCCCTGCTGGTACAGAGCCCGACACTGAACCCACTCTGCcaccaccagaacccctccagACACAGTTCAACCACAG GACAGTTTATGTTCTCTCAGATGTTCTGGACGAGCAGCTAAAGGCACTGTGGTTCTCTCCATTCCAGTCGGATGATTTGGAGGCTGAAGTAGACATG GTCAAAGTAGACTTGGTTGCACTAGCCCAGCAATGTTGTCCAGACTTGGACCTGAAGGCGGAGTTAGAACGGTCATTTCTCAGTGAACCCACCTCCCCAGGGCATAGCAAATCAACCAAAGGCTTTAGACTTGGCAAGCACAAACACGAGACCTTCATCACATCCAG TGGGAAGTCCGATTATGTGGAGCCTGCCAAACGAGCGCACATCATGGCAGCCCCTCGAGGTCGGGGCCGTGGTGCATTTGGCCAGCTCTGTCGACCGCATGACATTTTCCGTCAGCGCAAGCAGAACACGAGTCGCCCTCCTTCCATGCATGTTGATGATTTCCTTGCTGCAGAATACAAGGATGTGGGCCCGCCTACTGGCCTGGCTCCACCCAAACGGCCACAAAAAGGAGGAGGAGCCAAGCCACCAACCAGGGGCTTGTTTGCTGGAGGAACCAGAGGGAGGGGCTTCCAGAGTCATACCCGCTTCTTCACTCCACCAGCCCCCAAGAGCGTTCTGCTTGCTG GTAACTACCCTCGCCGTGAGGGTGGGCGAGGCTCTGCCTGGAATACGCCTGTGACAGCTGTCACTCACAGAGGGACTTACAGTGAGCCTCGTGGAGGGCAAAGCAACTTCGCTCGACCATTACCCTCAAGACAACCACCTGCAG GTGCATACCGATTGGCTCCTCGTGACAGAGCCACCAGAGGGAGGGGCGCTGGTCTGTCCTGGCTCAGTGGAGGTGGAGTCAATATCGGAGGAGGTGGTTTAAGTGGCGGTGGCCGTGGTCAAGGAAAGTTTAGCAGTGGAGGTGGGCGGGGCAGACATGTCCGCTCATTCACTCGATAA
- the rnf41l gene encoding RING finger protein 151, with the protein MGYDLERFVGYVNEGLLCCVCRDVLEDPLQAPCEHAFCSSCIHGWLIHHNNCPEDRLPLDIAHLRPLFRYMRNDLARLQVRCLFRPQGCEVICALESIHRHEQQCDYTLLNCSNAGCPVQVSRRSLEAHLCVCEYNSRVCTSGCGYTILNTEEAQHNCVSELRAELDMLRAELECKVEEVRHEMESRLDSQRRHMVQKESLLRSEVDELKGQLSRVMSDVRILLGAERARRQELERAELEKAELLELLKKEGLRPATPSQPVTPPVESPRKPGPRSLALDCIKRKNREVTVI; encoded by the exons ATGGGTTACGATCTGGAACGCTTTGTGGGTTACGTGAACGAGGGtctgctgtgctgtgtgtgtcgGGATGTGTTAGAAGATCCTTTGCAGGCTCCTTGTGAACATGCCTTCTGCAGTTCCTGCATTCATGGATGGCTCATCCACCATAACAACTGTCCAGAAGACCGCTTACCTTTAGACATCGCACACCTTCGTCCACTATTCAG ATACATGAGGAATGATTTGGCAAGGCTGCAGGTGAGGTGCTTGTTCAGGCCACAAGGTTGTGAGGTCATATGTGCTCTGGAGTCTATTCACAGGCATGAGCAACAGTGTGACTACACTCTGCTGAACTGCAGTAATGCAG GTTGCCCGGTTCAGGTGTCACGTCGTTCACTAGAAGCTCACCTGTGCGTGTGTGAGTACAACAGCAGAGTTTGCACGAGTGGCTGTGGTTACACGATCCTAAACACAGAGGAAGCCCAACACAACTGTGTATCTGAGCTACGAGCCGAGCTGGACATGCTCAG GGCAGAGTTAGAATGCAAAGTTGAAGAGGTGAGACATGAAATGGAATCCCGTCTGGATTCTCAAAGACGGCACATGGTGCAAAAAGAGAGTTTGCTGAGAAGTGAAGTAGATGAACTTAAG GGCCAGCTGTCCCGTGTGATGTCAGACGTCCGTATTCTACTGGGTGCAGAGAGAGCACGCAGACAAGAGCTGGAGAGGGCGGAGCTTGAGAAGGCAGAGCTTCTTGAACTTTTAAAGAAGGAGGGACTTAGACCAGCCACACCCTCGCAACCAGTGACACCTCCTGTTGAGAGCCCAAGGAAGCCAGGACCACGTAGCCTGGCTTTGGACTGCATCAAGAGAAAGAATAGGGAGGTGACAGTCATCTGA